The proteins below come from a single Oscillospiraceae bacterium genomic window:
- the glgB gene encoding 1,4-alpha-glucan branching protein GlgB, whose amino-acid sequence MLKQRKETPKSSDLPIYLFKQGNNQEAYRYFGAHLCEQNGEAGVVFRVWAPHAKAVSIVGDFNSWTPGEHPMEMVTDGIWERFVPGIKQFDVYKYCITTPADELVYKADPYAFHTETRPSNGSKVYDIEGYEWGDAAWIKDEQKRDVINSPMSIYELQVGSWKMKDPENGVPYNYAELAEELIPYIKEMGYTHVELLPITEYPFDGSWGYQVTGYFAPTSRYGTPKDFMTLVDKLHQADIGVILDWVPAHFPKDGYGLYMFDGAPCYEDPNPRRGEHKEWGTMVFNYGMKEVESFLISSAMFWVDRYHVDGLRVDAVASMLYLDYNRKDGEWEQNVKGGKENLEAIAFLQKLNTAILGRYPHKMMIAEESTAWPLVTKPAADGGLGFNFKWNMGWMNDMLSYMKTDPLFRAGNHGKVTFSFFYAFSENFVLPISHDEVVHGKCSLLNKMPGDYEEKFANLRTFFGYMMAHPGKKLLFMGQDFGQFIEWDEKKQLDWMLLGYDKHRELQGYVKDLNHFYRETPALWQVDYSWEGFQWIVPDDSKQSVIAFLRRDAAGKMLLVVCNFNPVLRKDYQMGVPNPGSYKEILNSDDKKYGGSGVTNGTVKSEKGPMHGFDQHISLTLPPMSTLYLSVPAARKPRTKKADAADKKAAEPTKPAAKKATKATAKAAAPAAPAKTEAAPKRRGRPPKAKTTV is encoded by the coding sequence ATGTTGAAACAGCGCAAAGAAACGCCAAAAAGCTCCGATCTGCCCATTTATCTGTTCAAACAGGGCAACAATCAGGAGGCTTACCGCTACTTTGGCGCCCATCTGTGTGAGCAGAACGGGGAGGCCGGCGTGGTGTTCCGCGTCTGGGCACCGCATGCCAAGGCCGTTTCCATTGTGGGCGACTTCAACAGCTGGACGCCCGGCGAGCATCCGATGGAGATGGTAACGGACGGCATCTGGGAGCGCTTTGTACCCGGCATCAAGCAGTTTGATGTTTACAAATACTGCATCACCACCCCGGCGGATGAGCTGGTCTATAAGGCTGATCCGTATGCCTTCCATACCGAGACCCGCCCCTCCAACGGCAGCAAGGTTTATGACATTGAGGGCTATGAGTGGGGTGATGCCGCCTGGATCAAGGATGAGCAAAAGCGGGATGTGATCAACAGCCCGATGTCCATCTATGAGCTGCAGGTCGGCAGCTGGAAGATGAAGGACCCCGAGAACGGCGTCCCGTACAACTATGCCGAGCTGGCCGAGGAGCTGATCCCGTACATCAAGGAGATGGGCTACACCCATGTGGAGCTGCTGCCCATCACCGAATATCCGTTTGACGGCAGCTGGGGCTATCAGGTCACGGGCTATTTTGCGCCCACCAGCCGGTACGGCACCCCCAAGGATTTCATGACTCTGGTGGATAAGCTGCATCAGGCGGACATCGGCGTCATTCTGGACTGGGTCCCTGCCCACTTCCCGAAGGACGGCTACGGCCTGTACATGTTTGACGGCGCCCCCTGCTATGAGGACCCCAACCCCCGCCGCGGCGAGCACAAGGAATGGGGCACGATGGTCTTTAACTACGGCATGAAGGAGGTCGAAAGCTTCCTGATCTCCAGTGCCATGTTCTGGGTGGATCGCTACCATGTGGACGGTCTGCGCGTGGACGCCGTGGCCAGCATGCTCTATCTCGACTACAACCGCAAGGACGGCGAGTGGGAGCAGAATGTCAAGGGCGGCAAGGAAAATCTGGAGGCCATCGCCTTCCTGCAAAAGCTGAATACAGCCATTCTGGGCCGGTATCCCCATAAAATGATGATTGCCGAGGAATCCACGGCATGGCCGCTGGTCACAAAGCCGGCTGCCGATGGGGGATTGGGCTTCAACTTCAAGTGGAACATGGGCTGGATGAACGACATGCTCAGCTACATGAAGACCGACCCGCTCTTCCGCGCGGGCAACCACGGCAAGGTCACCTTCAGCTTCTTCTATGCCTTCAGCGAGAATTTTGTGCTGCCCATCAGCCATGATGAGGTCGTACACGGCAAGTGCAGCCTTTTGAACAAGATGCCCGGCGATTATGAGGAAAAGTTCGCAAACCTGCGCACCTTCTTCGGCTATATGATGGCCCACCCCGGCAAGAAGCTGCTCTTTATGGGGCAGGATTTCGGCCAGTTCATCGAGTGGGACGAGAAAAAGCAGCTGGATTGGATGCTGCTGGGCTATGACAAGCACCGCGAACTGCAGGGCTATGTCAAGGATCTGAACCACTTCTACCGCGAAACGCCCGCCCTGTGGCAGGTGGATTACAGCTGGGAGGGCTTCCAGTGGATCGTGCCGGATGACAGCAAGCAGAGTGTGATAGCCTTCCTGCGCCGTGATGCGGCAGGGAAGATGCTCCTTGTTGTCTGCAACTTCAACCCCGTGCTGCGCAAGGATTACCAGATGGGCGTGCCGAACCCCGGCAGCTACAAGGAAATCCTCAACTCCGATGACAAGAAGTACGGCGGCTCCGGTGTCACCAACGGCACGGTCAAGAGCGAGAAGGGCCCGATGCACGGCTTTGACCAGCATATTTCGCTGACACTGCCGCCGATGTCCACCCTCTACCTCAGTGTACCCGCAGCCCGCAAGCCGCGGACCAAGAAGGCGGATGCTGCTGACAAAAAGGCGGCAGAGCCGACAAAGCCCGCTGCCAAAAAGGCAACGAAAGCCACTGCAAAGGCCGCTGCCCCTGCAGCACCGGCCAAGACGGAGGCAGCCCCCAAACGCCGGGGACGCCCGCCCAAAGCCAAAACGACGGTATGA
- a CDS encoding glucose-1-phosphate adenylyltransferase: MAKEMIAMILAGGQGSRLYALTQKLAKPAVPFGGKYRIIDFPLSNCVNSDIDTVGILTQYQPLVLNEYIGNGQPWDLDRLHGGVHVLPPYQQASGSDWYKGTANAIYQNLSFIDRYDPKYVIILSGDQICKQDYSDFLRFHKEKNAEFSVAVMEVPWSEASRFGLMVTDEDDRINEFQEKPKNPKSNLASMGIYIFNWDILKKYLTEDEADPNSENDFGKNVIPNLLKDGRRMYAYHFSGYWKDVGTIGSLWQANMEVLDPKHSGINLFDENWKIYSRNTGRPCQQIGSDATIVNSMVSEGCKVNGTVNNSILFPGAVVEKGATVEAAVVMGGTVIKAGASVKHCIVAENVTIEEGATVGAMPEGGLNIAEPGDVATVGSGVVIGKGATVGPKAMVSSDVKDGEEQW, from the coding sequence ATGGCTAAAGAAATGATCGCAATGATCCTGGCAGGCGGCCAAGGCTCACGCCTTTATGCGCTGACCCAAAAGCTCGCCAAGCCGGCCGTTCCGTTTGGCGGAAAATATCGTATCATCGATTTCCCGCTCTCCAACTGTGTCAACTCCGACATTGATACCGTTGGTATTCTGACCCAGTATCAGCCGCTTGTCCTGAATGAGTATATCGGCAACGGCCAGCCTTGGGACCTGGACCGTCTGCACGGCGGCGTACATGTCCTGCCGCCCTACCAGCAGGCCAGCGGCTCTGACTGGTACAAGGGCACCGCCAACGCCATCTATCAGAACCTGTCCTTCATTGACCGCTATGATCCCAAGTATGTCATCATCCTGTCCGGCGACCAGATCTGCAAGCAGGATTACTCTGACTTCCTGCGCTTCCACAAAGAAAAGAACGCAGAATTCTCCGTTGCCGTTATGGAGGTGCCATGGAGCGAGGCTTCCCGCTTCGGCCTGATGGTCACTGACGAGGACGACCGCATCAACGAATTCCAGGAGAAGCCGAAGAACCCGAAGTCCAATCTGGCTTCCATGGGTATCTACATCTTCAACTGGGATATCCTGAAGAAGTACCTGACCGAGGATGAGGCTGACCCCAACTCCGAGAACGATTTCGGCAAGAATGTCATTCCCAACCTGCTGAAGGACGGCCGCCGTATGTACGCCTACCACTTCAGCGGCTACTGGAAGGATGTCGGCACCATCGGCAGCCTGTGGCAGGCCAACATGGAGGTGCTGGACCCCAAGCATTCCGGCATCAACCTGTTCGATGAAAACTGGAAGATCTATTCCCGCAACACCGGTCGTCCCTGCCAGCAGATCGGCAGTGACGCCACCATCGTCAACTCCATGGTATCCGAGGGCTGCAAGGTCAACGGCACGGTCAATAACTCCATCCTGTTCCCCGGCGCCGTTGTGGAAAAGGGTGCCACCGTGGAGGCAGCCGTTGTTATGGGCGGCACTGTCATCAAGGCGGGTGCATCCGTCAAGCACTGCATTGTGGCGGAGAATGTCACGATCGAGGAGGGCGCCACCGTCGGTGCCATGCCGGAGGGCGGCCTGAACATTGCCGAGCCCGGTGATGTGGCTACCGTTGGTTCCGGCGTTGTCATCGGCAAGGGTGCAACGGTCGGCCCCAAGGCAATGGTTTCCAGCGATGTAAAGGATGGTGAGGAACAATGGTAA
- the glgD gene encoding glucose-1-phosphate adenylyltransferase subunit GlgD: protein MVNSNVNALGVIFANTYDNLVPELVAERSMASIPFGGRYRLIDFTLSSMANAGIDNVSVIVRKNYHSLMDHLGAGREWDLTRKRGGLNIVPPFAERSVKLYSGRVDALESILNWLEDQKERYVILSDSYIAMNFDFGKLVDAHVKSGADVTMVYNRAPIPEGARSDNYTIRTDENGRVTEILSNDYRMGEQNLAMNIYVIERESLIHLIHDASVRGLVYFERDILARNLKLLNVQSYEFDGYAARISDMKSYFDENMRLLQDGSMNALFGPAPIYTKIRDDNPTRYLQGSSVKNSLLADGCVIEGTVENSVLFRGCKIKKGAVVKNCVLMQDTVVEPNANVEYVVTDKNVHITEDKKLAGTDTFPVFIAKNHSV from the coding sequence ATGGTAAACAGCAATGTAAACGCTCTTGGCGTCATTTTCGCCAACACCTATGATAACCTCGTTCCCGAACTGGTGGCGGAGCGCTCGATGGCCTCCATCCCCTTCGGCGGACGCTACCGCCTGATTGACTTCACGCTGTCCAGCATGGCCAACGCCGGCATCGACAATGTGTCTGTCATCGTGCGTAAAAACTACCACTCCCTGATGGATCACCTCGGCGCAGGCCGTGAGTGGGACCTGACCCGCAAGCGCGGCGGCCTGAACATTGTGCCTCCCTTTGCAGAGCGCAGCGTCAAGCTGTACTCCGGCCGTGTGGACGCTCTCGAAAGCATCCTGAACTGGCTCGAGGATCAGAAGGAGCGCTATGTCATCCTGTCCGACTCCTACATTGCCATGAACTTTGACTTCGGCAAGCTGGTGGATGCCCATGTCAAGTCCGGCGCTGATGTCACGATGGTCTACAACCGCGCCCCCATCCCCGAGGGTGCCCGCAGTGATAACTACACCATCCGCACCGATGAGAACGGCCGTGTGACCGAGATTCTCTCCAATGACTACCGCATGGGTGAGCAGAACCTCGCCATGAACATCTATGTCATTGAGCGCGAGAGCCTGATCCACCTGATCCACGATGCCTCTGTCCGCGGTCTGGTCTACTTTGAGCGCGACATTCTGGCCCGCAACCTCAAGTTGCTGAATGTCCAGTCCTATGAGTTTGACGGCTATGCGGCCCGCATCTCCGACATGAAGAGCTATTTCGATGAGAATATGCGCCTGCTGCAGGACGGCAGCATGAACGCACTGTTCGGACCGGCCCCCATCTACACCAAGATTCGTGACGATAACCCGACCCGTTATCTGCAGGGCAGCTCCGTCAAGAACAGCCTGCTGGCGGACGGCTGCGTTATCGAGGGCACCGTGGAGAACAGCGTGCTGTTCCGCGGCTGCAAGATCAAGAAGGGCGCTGTCGTCAAGAACTGCGTGCTGATGCAGGATACCGTGGTCGAGCCCAACGCCAATGTTGAGTATGTCGTGACCGACAAGAATGTCCACATCACGGAGGACAAGAAGCTTGCCGGCACCGACACCTTCCCGGTATTTATTGCTAAGAACCACAGCGTATAA
- the glgA gene encoding glycogen synthase GlgA: protein MKILYAASEAAPFAKSGGLADVAGALPKALVRDGIDARVVMPLYGDLKFKDTLTYVTNFSVPVGWRSQYCGLFKAERDGVVYYFIDNEYYFKRSGLYGFYDDGERFAFFSRAILEMLFYTDFEPDIINCNDWQTALTPVYLNLYYRHLDKFSRIKTVFTIHNIAYQGKYGLDILEDTCGIGARDAHVVEYDGCANFMKGAIECADKVTTVSPTYAQEILDPWFSHGLDGLLRQKQYKLCGILNGIDVDVFNPATDPDIAKNYDAETFQDGKAACKAYLQDEFGLHKDGSPVMAMVTRLVGHKGVDLVQAIAEGLLQQGIELVVLGSGEAQYENFFNELCARNPGRVGVYIGFNAKLAQEIYAGADMFLMPSRSEPCGLAQMVSCRYGTIPIIRETGGLKDSIRDSGDGYGNGFTFANYNAHELYEACWRAKEGYWQKDGWPVLVKRAMECDFSWSNSAKSYEGLYNEVVNLW from the coding sequence ATGAAAATTCTGTATGCAGCCAGCGAGGCTGCCCCGTTTGCCAAGTCCGGCGGTCTGGCCGATGTTGCGGGCGCTCTGCCCAAGGCACTGGTCCGCGATGGCATTGACGCCCGCGTGGTTATGCCGCTGTACGGTGATCTGAAATTCAAGGATACGCTGACCTATGTCACCAACTTCAGCGTGCCGGTGGGCTGGCGCAGCCAGTACTGCGGTCTGTTCAAGGCCGAGCGCGACGGCGTGGTCTACTACTTCATTGATAATGAGTATTACTTCAAGCGCAGCGGCCTCTACGGCTTCTACGATGACGGCGAGCGCTTCGCCTTCTTCTCCCGCGCCATCCTCGAAATGCTGTTCTACACCGATTTCGAGCCGGACATCATCAACTGCAACGACTGGCAGACCGCGCTGACCCCGGTTTATCTCAACCTGTACTACCGCCATCTGGACAAGTTCAGCCGCATCAAGACGGTCTTTACCATCCACAACATCGCCTATCAGGGCAAGTATGGTCTGGATATTCTGGAGGATACCTGCGGCATCGGTGCCCGCGACGCCCATGTGGTCGAGTATGACGGCTGCGCCAACTTCATGAAGGGCGCGATCGAGTGTGCCGACAAGGTGACAACCGTCAGCCCCACCTACGCACAGGAAATTCTGGATCCGTGGTTCAGCCATGGTCTGGACGGCCTGCTGCGCCAGAAGCAGTATAAGCTGTGCGGCATCCTCAACGGTATTGATGTGGATGTTTTCAACCCCGCGACCGATCCCGACATCGCCAAAAACTACGATGCCGAGACCTTCCAGGATGGAAAGGCAGCCTGCAAGGCCTACCTGCAGGACGAGTTTGGGCTGCATAAGGACGGCAGCCCGGTCATGGCCATGGTTACCCGTCTGGTTGGCCACAAGGGTGTGGATCTGGTTCAGGCCATTGCAGAGGGCCTGCTGCAGCAGGGCATCGAGCTGGTGGTCCTCGGCTCCGGCGAAGCCCAGTACGAGAACTTCTTCAATGAACTGTGCGCCCGCAATCCGGGCCGTGTCGGTGTCTACATCGGCTTCAACGCCAAGCTGGCGCAGGAAATCTACGCCGGCGCAGATATGTTCCTGATGCCGTCCCGCTCCGAGCCCTGCGGTCTGGCGCAGATGGTCTCCTGCCGTTACGGCACGATTCCCATCATCCGCGAGACAGGCGGCCTGAAGGACTCCATCCGCGACTCCGGCGATGGCTACGGCAACGGCTTCACCTTTGCCAACTATAACGCCCACGAGTTGTATGAAGCCTGCTGGCGTGCCAAGGAGGGCTACTGGCAGAAGGATGGCTGGCCCGTGCTGGTCAAGCGCGCAATGGAGTGCGATTTCAGCTGGTCCAACTCCGCCAAGAGCTACGAAGGCCTGTACAACGAGGTCGTAAATCTCTGGTAA
- a CDS encoding helix-turn-helix transcriptional regulator: protein MIRILLSTRLGERKWTQADLVRETGIRASTINDLYHEMTDRVSLEQLDQICKALDCDINEILVREEKIDERTRQRMGPAPERRK from the coding sequence ATGATTAGAATTTTACTGTCCACCCGCCTTGGCGAAAGGAAGTGGACGCAAGCGGATCTCGTCCGAGAGACAGGAATCAGGGCTTCTACTATCAACGACCTGTACCACGAAATGACGGACCGGGTCAGTCTGGAGCAGCTCGACCAGATATGCAAAGCGCTGGACTGTGACATCAACGAGATTCTTGTGCGCGAGGAAAAGATAGACGAACGCACACGGCAGCGAATGGGCCCCGCCCCGGAGCGCCGCAAATAA
- a CDS encoding XRE family transcriptional regulator → MDFSTKIRMGEAVAKMSEAELARKIGTTPQAFNQRVKTGKFKYEELESIASALGAELVLKFRFSDGTEV, encoded by the coding sequence ATGGATTTCTCCACAAAAATCAGAATGGGCGAGGCAGTAGCCAAAATGTCAGAGGCTGAGCTTGCCCGCAAGATAGGCACGACGCCGCAGGCATTCAACCAGCGTGTGAAAACAGGAAAGTTCAAGTACGAGGAATTAGAAAGCATCGCATCCGCTCTCGGCGCGGAACTGGTACTGAAATTCCGCTTTTCAGACGGAACCGAGGTGTAA
- a CDS encoding amidoligase family protein → MITIQNQNFGVEIELTGITRQAAAQVIADYYGTIGTRFMGTAYKTYEAVDNKGRRWKCMRDASITPQRRVNGHVVDANDEYKCEVVTPILQYEDIPDLQAIVRALVKKGAMANASCGIHVHVDGANHTPESLSRLLNFATGRQDLFYESLQIGERADQWCHKISPKLFKAMKKQGRSSRTAAEEIWYSSVNDGYSGGISHVHYNQTRYHGINLHAFFTKGTVEFRLFNGTTHAGRIKAYIQFCLAMSAWSINCDHDNLHFKSIAGYTQQQKHDLMMRVLTKRLGMRGPEFKTARLHLTAAFETAPAVTAA, encoded by the coding sequence ATGATTACCATCCAGAACCAGAACTTCGGCGTTGAAATCGAACTCACCGGCATCACCCGTCAGGCAGCCGCACAGGTCATTGCCGACTACTACGGCACGATAGGCACCCGCTTTATGGGCACGGCCTACAAGACCTACGAGGCCGTAGACAACAAGGGCCGCCGCTGGAAGTGTATGCGGGATGCCTCCATCACCCCACAGCGCCGCGTGAACGGCCATGTTGTGGATGCCAACGACGAGTACAAATGCGAAGTCGTCACTCCGATTCTCCAGTATGAGGACATCCCGGATCTGCAAGCCATCGTCCGCGCCCTCGTCAAAAAGGGCGCTATGGCAAATGCGTCCTGCGGCATCCATGTCCATGTTGACGGCGCAAACCATACGCCCGAAAGTCTTTCCCGCCTGCTGAATTTCGCCACAGGTCGGCAAGACCTGTTCTATGAATCCCTCCAGATTGGAGAACGTGCCGACCAATGGTGCCACAAGATCAGCCCGAAACTGTTCAAGGCCATGAAGAAGCAGGGACGCAGCAGCCGTACCGCAGCCGAGGAAATCTGGTACAGCTCCGTCAATGACGGGTACAGCGGCGGCATCAGCCACGTGCATTACAACCAGACGCGCTACCACGGCATCAACCTACACGCTTTCTTCACCAAGGGCACCGTGGAATTCCGCCTCTTCAACGGCACGACCCACGCGGGCCGTATCAAGGCCTACATCCAATTCTGCTTGGCAATGAGCGCGTGGTCCATCAACTGCGATCACGACAACCTGCACTTCAAGTCCATTGCCGGGTACACTCAGCAGCAGAAACACGACTTGATGATGCGTGTCCTCACAAAGCGCCTTGGGATGCGCGGGCCGGAATTCAAGACAGCCCGCCTCCACCTCACCGCCGCTTTTGAGACAGCCCCCGCCGTGACCGCCGCCTAA
- a CDS encoding phage holin, producing MNINWRVRIKNKAFWLALIPAVLLLVQVVAAVFGYTLDLGDLGNKLLAVVNAVFAVLSILGIVTDPTTAGIGDSPQAMTYEEPKQNPYN from the coding sequence ATGAATATCAACTGGCGCGTCCGTATCAAAAACAAGGCGTTCTGGCTGGCTCTGATCCCGGCTGTACTGCTGCTGGTGCAGGTCGTGGCTGCCGTGTTCGGCTACACGCTCGACCTCGGTGATCTCGGCAACAAACTGCTTGCCGTTGTCAATGCGGTGTTTGCCGTACTGTCGATCCTCGGCATTGTGACCGACCCGACCACGGCGGGCATCGGCGACAGCCCGCAGGCGATGACCTACGAAGAGCCCAAACAGAACCCCTATAATTAA
- a CDS encoding N-acetylmuramoyl-L-alanine amidase, which yields MSDCSFVDLTCISPNCNRPRKYAVSKITPHHMAGNLTLEQIAAMEAKPSRQMSSNYAISSDGGIALLCHEADRSWCSSSPANDHRAITVEVANDQIGGQWHVSDAALEALVKLCVDICQRNPALKNGLNYTGDARGNLTKHSYFTSTACPGPYLGGKFSWLAKEVNKRLAGGVTVVGDALRAGMALHLERANLYIASASLAIAGVRTGTYYLWGTEVVNGRVRITNSTSNVGKYGKVTGWISVDDAKAGAGLRDQTTDSRGLTKIVIDYASNVQAMAVYNLAQQLDLVAPGYYRSRYIDAAKTAQYIEIGQISAGDAEHVTTLCKKAAIEYKTAA from the coding sequence ATGAGTGATTGCTCTTTCGTAGACCTGACTTGCATTTCGCCCAACTGCAACCGCCCACGCAAGTACGCTGTCAGCAAAATCACCCCGCACCACATGGCGGGCAATCTGACGCTGGAGCAGATCGCTGCCATGGAGGCCAAGCCCAGCCGCCAGATGTCCAGCAACTATGCGATTTCCAGTGACGGCGGTATTGCGCTGCTGTGCCACGAGGCAGACCGCAGTTGGTGCAGCAGCAGCCCTGCCAACGACCACAGGGCCATTACCGTGGAGGTTGCCAACGACCAGATTGGCGGGCAGTGGCATGTCTCTGATGCAGCGCTGGAGGCGCTGGTAAAACTGTGCGTGGACATCTGCCAGCGCAACCCCGCGCTGAAGAATGGTCTCAACTACACCGGCGATGCCCGCGGCAACCTTACCAAGCACAGCTACTTTACCAGCACCGCTTGCCCTGGCCCGTACCTTGGCGGCAAGTTCAGCTGGCTGGCCAAGGAGGTCAACAAGCGGCTGGCCGGTGGCGTTACCGTGGTGGGCGATGCCCTGCGGGCGGGGATGGCACTGCATCTGGAGCGCGCCAACCTGTACATCGCCAGTGCTTCGCTGGCTATCGCCGGGGTGCGCACGGGCACCTATTACCTGTGGGGCACCGAGGTGGTCAATGGCCGTGTGCGCATTACCAACAGCACCAGCAATGTGGGCAAGTACGGCAAGGTCACTGGCTGGATTAGTGTGGACGATGCCAAGGCTGGCGCCGGGCTGCGTGACCAGACCACCGACAGCCGCGGCCTGACAAAGATCGTCATCGACTACGCCAGCAATGTGCAGGCCATGGCGGTGTACAATCTGGCCCAGCAGCTTGACCTCGTTGCCCCTGGCTACTACCGCAGCAGGTACATTGATGCCGCCAAGACGGCGCAGTACATCGAAATCGGTCAGATCAGCGCGGGCGATGCCGAGCATGTCACCACCCTGTGCAAAAAGGCTGCCATCGAGTACAAGACCGCTGCATAG
- a CDS encoding RNA-directed DNA polymerase: MEKHRHIFEQFATFDNMYDGYLLARKHKRYQDCVLEYTNLLEDNLIDAVNRLQWHEYQTGPLHQFYEYYPKKRIISSLPFYDRVVNCAAYNVTWPIYSKSFYEHSYGSVPGKGPVRCANTIQGWMREAAAKPGDWYFVKMDITKFFFRIPTEVQLRELGRPLDDADMMWFFERAIRCDGRPLGLPLYCTDVTTAERIAGRGMQVGSLVSQMTANVVMTPADHYIKRELCAPYYARYMDDMGAIIEGKAAAWELVEEVDNYLQTNLGLNLNQKTAVIPIGNPVEFVGRKISPVKIELRRQTTLGMKKHLRYVQDAYAAGETDLDYALSVITSYRGLFKDVTSDAFLEKMLDEFVLSRPALEA, from the coding sequence TTGGAAAAACACAGACATATTTTTGAGCAGTTTGCAACCTTCGACAATATGTATGATGGTTATTTGCTGGCGCGAAAACATAAGCGCTATCAGGATTGTGTGCTTGAGTACACCAATCTCCTTGAGGATAATTTGATCGATGCGGTGAATCGGCTTCAATGGCATGAGTACCAGACAGGGCCGCTTCACCAATTTTATGAGTATTACCCCAAGAAACGAATCATCAGCAGCCTGCCTTTCTATGACCGCGTTGTAAACTGCGCTGCGTACAATGTGACGTGGCCGATTTACAGCAAGTCGTTCTACGAACACAGTTATGGCAGCGTTCCCGGTAAGGGCCCTGTGCGGTGTGCAAACACGATACAGGGCTGGATGCGAGAGGCTGCGGCCAAACCCGGCGACTGGTACTTTGTGAAGATGGACATTACAAAGTTCTTCTTTCGTATTCCTACCGAAGTACAGCTGCGGGAACTGGGCCGCCCGCTGGATGATGCCGACATGATGTGGTTCTTTGAACGCGCTATCCGCTGCGATGGCCGCCCGCTGGGGCTGCCGCTGTACTGCACCGATGTTACCACAGCGGAACGCATTGCGGGCCGCGGGATGCAGGTGGGCAGTTTGGTATCGCAGATGACGGCCAATGTGGTTATGACACCTGCGGATCACTACATCAAGCGGGAGTTGTGTGCGCCGTATTACGCCCGGTACATGGACGATATGGGTGCAATCATCGAGGGCAAGGCCGCCGCGTGGGAACTTGTGGAGGAAGTGGACAACTACCTGCAAACAAACCTTGGGCTGAATCTGAACCAGAAAACCGCCGTCATTCCCATCGGAAACCCGGTGGAATTCGTGGGGCGGAAAATCAGCCCGGTCAAAATTGAACTGCGCCGGCAGACCACCCTCGGCATGAAAAAGCACTTACGGTATGTGCAGGATGCCTATGCTGCGGGTGAGACTGATCTTGACTATGCGTTGAGCGTCATCACCAGCTACCGGGGGCTATTCAAGGATGTTACCAGCGATGCTTTCCTTGAAAAGATGCTGGATGAATTCGTACTATCCCGGCCCGCGCTTGAAGCGTAG
- the avd gene encoding diversity-generating retroelement protein Avd — MAEELKIMQKVFDMMQYGYGALAQYPKSEKFALCTDIKRCMDTMLERTIEAQKKYYKKTTLQDLDVEVAKLRAYLRLSHELGFLPMKKYEVWSGMAVEIGKMLGGWLKTIKSQPKT; from the coding sequence ATGGCCGAAGAACTTAAAATCATGCAGAAAGTCTTTGACATGATGCAGTATGGGTACGGAGCCCTTGCGCAGTATCCGAAGTCTGAAAAGTTTGCTCTCTGCACCGACATTAAGCGCTGCATGGACACCATGCTGGAGCGCACGATTGAGGCGCAGAAGAAATACTACAAAAAGACTACCTTGCAGGATCTGGATGTGGAAGTGGCAAAGCTGCGGGCCTACCTGCGGTTGAGCCATGAACTCGGCTTTCTTCCGATGAAAAAGTACGAGGTCTGGAGCGGCATGGCAGTCGAAATCGGAAAGATGCTCGGCGGTTGGCTTAAAACCATCAAGAGCCAGCCGAAGACATAG